The Mytilus galloprovincialis chromosome 2, xbMytGall1.hap1.1, whole genome shotgun sequence genome has a window encoding:
- the LOC143063028 gene encoding fibrinogen C domain-containing protein 1-B-like isoform X3, whose product MHMDLLLIAFLLSFVQSYGKEINKEKCVSDLADKVTNLITETTNQCLVSPTKGIGARPSDCGELRKSEKKSGVYKIYPDGSSGFNVFCDMKSFGGGWTLFQRRTNGFVGFYRDWESYKNGFGNLKEDFWLGNEYLNKLTEQGYYKLRIDMWDFDNNHRYAIYNTFVVKNEMSGYKLEVADYTGNAGNSLGAHNGYRFSTRDRDNDVYPYNCSDMFKGGWWYSGCYASNLNGKYLKGTNKIGVNWTHWKGYTSLKATRMMIRRA is encoded by the exons ATGCATATGGACTTATTGTTAATTGCCTTTCTTCTCTCTTTTGTACAAAGCTATGGCAAGGAAATAAACAAAG aGAAATGTGTCAGTGACCTAGCCGACAAAGTGACTAATCTTATCACAGAAACTACGAATCAGTGCTTAGTGTCTCCTACCAAAG GTATAGGCGCCCGGCCTTCTGACTGTGGTGAATTGAGAAAATCAGAAAAGAAAAGTGGAGTCTATAAAATATACCCGGATGGATCTTCCGGTTTCAATGTCTTTTGTGATATGAAGAGTTTCGGAGGTGGTTGGACG TTATTCCAACGGAGAACAAATGGTTTTGTTGGCTTTTACAGAGACTGGGAGTCGTATAAAAATGGTTTTGGGAATTTAAAAGAAGATTTCTGGTTGG GGAATGAATATTTGAACAAACTGACAGAACAAGGATATTACAAATTGAGGATAGATATGTGGGACTTTGATAATAACCATCGATATGCCATCTACAATACATTTGTTGTTAAGAACGAGATGTCAGGGTACAAGCTGGAGGTAGCTGATTACACGGGAAATGCAG GGAATTCATTAGGCGCTCATAATGGATACAGATTTTCGACAAGGGATAGAGATAATGATGTTTATCCCTATAACTGTTCTGATATGTTTAAAGGAGGATGGTGGTATAGTGGATGTTATGCGTCAAATTTAAACGGGAAGTACCTCAAGGGTACCAATAAAATTGGTGTCAACTGGACGCATTGGAAAGGATACACCTCATTGAAGGCGACACGTATGATGATTCGACGagcttaa
- the LOC143063028 gene encoding fibrinogen C domain-containing protein 1-B-like isoform X2: protein MHMDLLLTVVVLAFVQSYGKEINKEKCVSDLADKVTNLITETTNQCLVSPTKGIGARPSDCGELRKSEKKSGVYKIYPDGSSGFNVFCDMKSFGGGWTLFQRRTNGFVGFYRDWESYKNGFGNLKEDFWLGNEYLNKLTEQGYYKLRIDMWDFDNNHRYAIYNTFVVKNEMSGYKLEVADYTGNAGNSLGAHNGYRFSTRDRDNDVYPYNCSDMFKGGWWYSGCYASNLNGKYLKGTNKIGVNWTHWKGYTSLKATRMMIRRA from the exons ATGCATATGGACTTATTGTTAACGGTCGTTGTTCTCGCTTTTGTGCAAAGCTATGGCAAGGAAATAAATAAAG aGAAATGTGTCAGTGACCTAGCCGACAAAGTGACTAATCTTATCACAGAAACTACGAATCAGTGCTTAGTGTCTCCTACCAAAG GTATAGGCGCCCGGCCTTCTGACTGTGGTGAATTGAGAAAATCAGAAAAGAAAAGTGGAGTCTATAAAATATACCCGGATGGATCTTCCGGTTTCAATGTCTTTTGTGATATGAAGAGTTTCGGAGGTGGTTGGACG TTATTCCAACGGAGAACAAATGGTTTTGTTGGCTTTTACAGAGACTGGGAGTCGTATAAAAATGGTTTTGGGAATTTAAAAGAAGATTTCTGGTTGG GGAATGAATATTTGAACAAACTGACAGAACAAGGATATTACAAATTGAGGATAGATATGTGGGACTTTGATAATAACCATCGATATGCCATCTACAATACATTTGTTGTTAAGAACGAGATGTCAGGGTACAAGCTGGAGGTAGCTGATTACACGGGAAATGCAG GGAATTCATTAGGCGCTCATAATGGATACAGATTTTCGACAAGGGATAGAGATAATGATGTTTATCCCTATAACTGTTCTGATATGTTTAAAGGAGGATGGTGGTATAGTGGATGTTATGCGTCAAATTTAAACGGGAAGTACCTCAAGGGTACCAATAAAATTGGTGTCAACTGGACGCATTGGAAAGGATACACCTCATTGAAGGCGACACGTATGATGATTCGACGagcttaa
- the LOC143063028 gene encoding fibrinogen C domain-containing protein 1-B-like isoform X1 yields MHMDLLLIAFLLSFVQSYGKEINKEKCVRDVADKVANLITETTNQCLVSSSTGFGARPSDCGELRKSENKSGVYKIYPDGTSGFNVFCDMKSFGGGWTLFQRRTNGFVGFYRDWQSYKNGFGNLKEDFWLGNEYLNKLTEQGYYKLRIDMWDFDNKHRYAIYNTFVVKNEKSGYKLEITGYTGNAGDSFGGQNGYKFTTRDRDNDAYGGNCAELYKGGWWYSRCHSANLNGKYLKGKSAYGVGVNWSHWKGYSYSLKATRMMIRRA; encoded by the exons ATGCATATGGACTTATTGTTAATTGCCTTTCTTCTCTCTTTTGTACAAAGCTATGGCAAGGAAATAAACAAAG AGAAATGTGTCAGGGACGTAGCCGATAAAGTTGCTAATCTTATCACAGAAACTACGAATCAATGCTTAGTGTCTTCTTCCACAG GTTTTGGCGCTCGACCTTCCGACTGTGGTGAATTGAGAAAGTCAGAAAATAAAAGTGGAGTATATAAAATATACCCAGATGGAACTTCCGGTTTCAATGTCTTTTGTGATATGAAGAGTTTCGGGGGTGGTTGGACG TTATTCCAGCGAAGAACAAATGGTTTTGTTGGCTTTTACAGAGACtggcagtcgtataaaaatggctTTGGGAATTTAAAAGAAGATTTCTGGTTGG GGAATGAATATTTGAACAAATTGACAGAACAAGGATATTACAAATTGAGGATAGATATGTGGGACTTTGATAATAAACACCGATATGCCATCTACAATACATTTGTTGTTAAGAATGAAAAGTCAGGATACAAGCTGGAGATAACTGGTTACACAGGAAACGCAG gTGATTCATTCGGCGGTCAAAATGGATATAAATTTACTACAAGGGATAGAGATAATGATGCTTATGGTGGTAACTGTGCTGAGCTGTATAAGGGAGGATGGTGGTATAGTAGGTGTCATAGCGCAAATCTTAACGGAAAGTACCTAAAGGGAAAAAGTGCTTATGGTGTTGGTGTCAATTGGAGTCATTGGAAGGGATATAGCTATTCATTGAAGGCAACACGTATGATGATTCGGAGGgcatag